In the genome of Vicia villosa cultivar HV-30 ecotype Madison, WI linkage group LG7, Vvil1.0, whole genome shotgun sequence, one region contains:
- the LOC131617974 gene encoding patatin-08-like: MAKFFLLFVFVFASQVIGGLNTKLPSPSYGNTISILSIDAGGIKGILPTVVLEHLEYALQIVSRDEKAALADYFDVIAGTSMGGIITGMLTTPNPNDNSRPLFTTNQILRFFLDFGPSIFNLTSANNWDHDTRNAKFDGKFLYEKIRELLQETRLHETLTNVVIPTFDILDLHPVIFSSFKLKTIASLDAKLSDICLGTSAAPYEVPPYSFKNGDKEFNLVDGILTAASPALLAVSEVIQQLNEKNSDFVSIKANEPIKIVLLSLGTGTDVEKKGIPASLAQSLTYNEWLPVLAADYSVSAGKVNDYHLESVFPSDSSSSDNYYLRIEEYNLDSAIAPDDASKEKVEKLLKTGDDLLKQFVKVMNVTSFLPYEKPSEGTNAEALERLAEILYNERQLRLKRKSMEKQGRPFIEAIPSTFQMT, from the exons atggCTAAATTTTTTCTGttatttgtgtttgtttttgCTAGTCAAGTGATTGGTGGATTGAATACAAAGCTACCATCTCCTTCATATGGAAATACAATAAGTATTCTGAGTATTGATGCAGGTGGTATTAAGGGAATTCTTCCAACTGTTGTTCTTGAGCACTTGGAATATGCACTTCAG ATTGTGTCAAGAGATGAAAAGGCAGCACTAGCAGACTATTTTGATGTGATAGCAGGAACAAGTATGGGAGGAATCATTACTGGAATGCTAACTACTCCTAACCCTAATGACAATTCACGTCCTTTGTTTACTACTAATCAAATCTTACGATTCTTCTTGGATTTTGGTCCTTCTATATTCAACCTAACTTCTGCTAATAATTGGGATCATGATACTAGAAATGCCAAGTTTGACGGCAAGTTCTTGTATGAAAAAATACGCGAGCTTTTGCAAGAAACACGTCTGCATGAAACATTGACCAATGTTGTAATTCCAACTTTTGATATCTTGGACTTACACCCAGTTATCTTCTCAAGCTTTAAG CTAAAGACTATTGCTAGCTTAGATGCAAAACTTTCTGATATATGTCTTGGGACTTCAGCTGCACCATATGAAGTACCACCCTATAGCTTTAAGAATGGTGATAAGGAATTCAATCTAGTTGATGGGATTCTCACTGCAGCTAGTCCG GCCTTGCTTGCCGTAAGTGAAGTGATACAACAACTGAATGAGAAGAATTCTGATTTTGTTTCTATAAAAGCAAACGAGCCTATTAAAATCGTGTTGCTGTCATTAGGAACGGGAACTGATGTAGAGAAAAAAGGGATTCCTGCTTCTTTGGCACAGTCCCTTACCTATAACGAATGGCTACCCGTATTAGCTGCTGATTATTCTGTATCTGCTGGAAAAGTGAATGACTATCATCTTGAATCAGTGTTTCCAAGTGATTCATCTTCTTCAGACAATTATTACCTTCGAATTGAG GAGTATAATTTGGATTCAGCCATAGCTCCTGATGATGCTTCTAAAGAAAAGGTGGAAAAGCTTTTAAAGACCGGAGATGATTTGCTCAAACAGTTTGTTAAGGTTATGAATGTAACTTCTTTTCTTCCATACGAGAAACCGAGTGAGGGTACAAATGCAGAAGCTCTTGAAAG GTTGGCTGAAATTCTGTACAATGAGAGGCAGCTGCGTTTGAAAAGAAAATCGATGGAAAAACAAGGACGACCATTCATTGAAGCTATTCCTTCTACTTTCCAGATGACTTAA